In one Mucilaginibacter ginsenosidivorax genomic region, the following are encoded:
- a CDS encoding efflux RND transporter periplasmic adaptor subunit: MDKEITLEVTSQKRKKGAVIAVISIAVLVLLIVALRGYIKSSVKKAEITTSTVEVGNIENTLNATGEVLPEFEEIITSPINASIKSALMDAGNKIAPGQSILTLDKSATQTEFDKLNFTLESKRNEIAKLKLDLAKSFYDIQSNNDIKQLRISSLADAVENAKRLFKAGGGTREGIEQAELNLKVAQLEKKQLENEIKNKQQTMQIEIKEAQIAAAIQENDLKALQRKLALANVVATRTGVITYVNKNIGANVHEGETLARIANLGSFKVSGSISDNSMEQLHSGIPIIIRINDTQLRGHVTNVSPSIQNSIISFDIQLDDRANKQLRPNMKVDVFLVTATHNKILRVANGPAFKGPTVQDIFVINNGKAERRTVHIGLTNFDYVEIEDGVKPGDVVITSDMTEFKNSKEVTIK; the protein is encoded by the coding sequence ATGGATAAAGAAATTACGCTCGAGGTAACATCGCAAAAAAGAAAAAAAGGCGCGGTGATAGCGGTGATCAGTATAGCGGTATTGGTACTGCTGATTGTTGCTCTTCGGGGATATATAAAATCATCGGTAAAAAAAGCAGAGATCACTACCTCCACCGTAGAAGTTGGCAATATAGAAAATACCCTTAACGCTACCGGCGAGGTTTTGCCTGAGTTTGAGGAGATCATCACCAGCCCGATAAATGCATCTATAAAAAGTGCGCTGATGGATGCGGGAAATAAAATTGCTCCGGGCCAGTCGATATTAACCTTAGATAAATCGGCCACCCAAACAGAATTTGATAAGCTAAATTTTACCCTCGAATCAAAGCGTAACGAGATTGCTAAACTAAAACTCGACCTTGCTAAAAGCTTTTACGATATCCAATCAAACAACGACATTAAGCAACTGCGCATCAGCAGCCTGGCCGATGCCGTTGAAAATGCCAAACGCCTGTTTAAAGCCGGCGGTGGTACCCGCGAGGGGATTGAACAGGCCGAACTTAATCTAAAAGTTGCCCAACTGGAAAAAAAGCAACTGGAAAACGAGATTAAAAACAAGCAGCAAACCATGCAGATAGAGATTAAAGAGGCCCAGATTGCTGCTGCCATACAGGAAAACGATTTAAAAGCCCTGCAACGCAAGCTTGCACTGGCTAATGTGGTGGCTACCCGCACCGGCGTTATTACCTATGTAAATAAAAACATAGGCGCCAACGTGCACGAGGGCGAAACCCTTGCCCGCATTGCCAACCTGGGCAGTTTTAAGGTATCGGGCAGTATATCAGATAATTCGATGGAACAGCTGCACAGCGGGATTCCGATTATTATACGCATTAACGATACGCAACTGCGCGGGCATGTTACCAATGTTTCGCCATCGATACAAAACAGCATTATATCCTTCGATATCCAGCTGGATGACCGTGCCAACAAACAACTTCGTCCAAACATGAAAGTGGATGTGTTTTTGGTAACTGCCACCCATAACAAAATACTGCGGGTAGCCAACGGCCCGGCATTTAAAGGCCCTACAGTGCAGGACATTTTTGTGATTAACAACGGCAAAGCCGAACGGCGCACCGTTCACATTGGCCTCACCAATTTTGACTATGTGGAGATTGAGGACGGGGTTAAACCCGGGGATGTTGTGATTACATCGGATATGACGGAGTTTAAGAACTCGAAAGAAGTAACGATAAAATAA
- a CDS encoding TolC family protein has product MKFLYTILLLTICSAAFAAGSSDTLRLTLQQVVEMAKANSIAAKQAATVRETKYWEYRTYKSNYQPQLSLSGILPGYTKTFTQVQQPDGTIQFQPIHNDNSSLALNFSQSITATGGTIYGTTQLQRFDDFDRHNVLYNGIPYGIGYTQPLFQFNSLKWDKRIEPLKYNESKQAYIEAQEKIAIDVEGFFFDLLLAQVNLKIAETNYANTQKIMSIANTKFELGKVSKNEILQLQLEQINAKKAVGTAKRDMEIATLNLRSYTGQEGAEKIVLVVPEHISQMQVSADKVLAEAFSNRSDAIAFLRRVAEAKRDVAKAKGQNGLTATLNANLGYSNTSTSIPGVYKNPQNQQVLQVQLAVPILDWGRSKSRTKTALANQQFTEYAVEQDKQTFKQQIITQVSLFNVMKEQLVYTAEADSIASEKYQIARERYVLGDLSITDLGIAFRENDQAKRDYVASLRDFWGAYYQLRYLSLYDFETNRKINYQ; this is encoded by the coding sequence ATGAAATTTTTATACACCATATTATTGCTAACCATTTGTTCAGCGGCATTTGCCGCGGGCAGTAGCGATACGCTTAGGCTTACCCTGCAGCAGGTGGTTGAGATGGCCAAGGCCAACTCTATAGCTGCCAAGCAGGCGGCTACCGTGCGCGAAACCAAATACTGGGAATACCGCACCTACAAATCAAATTACCAGCCGCAGCTATCACTCAGCGGCATTTTACCGGGATACACCAAAACGTTTACCCAGGTACAGCAGCCCGATGGCACCATACAGTTTCAGCCGATACATAATGATAACTCGTCACTGGCGCTTAATTTTAGCCAGAGTATCACCGCCACCGGCGGAACGATTTACGGGACCACGCAATTGCAGCGTTTTGATGATTTCGACAGGCATAATGTGCTTTACAATGGAATCCCCTATGGCATTGGCTATACCCAGCCCCTGTTTCAGTTTAATAGTTTAAAATGGGATAAACGCATTGAGCCTTTAAAATATAACGAAAGTAAGCAGGCCTACATTGAAGCACAGGAAAAAATAGCCATAGATGTAGAGGGGTTCTTTTTTGATTTACTGCTGGCCCAGGTTAACCTTAAAATTGCCGAAACCAATTACGCTAATACCCAAAAAATCATGAGCATTGCCAACACCAAATTTGAATTGGGCAAGGTTTCCAAAAACGAGATATTGCAATTGCAACTGGAACAGATAAACGCCAAAAAGGCTGTGGGTACCGCCAAACGCGATATGGAAATTGCCACCCTTAACCTGCGCAGCTATACCGGGCAGGAAGGCGCAGAGAAAATTGTACTGGTAGTACCCGAACACATTAGCCAGATGCAGGTATCAGCAGATAAAGTTTTGGCCGAGGCATTCTCCAACCGGTCGGATGCCATTGCGTTTTTGCGCCGCGTGGCCGAGGCTAAGCGGGATGTGGCAAAGGCAAAGGGCCAAAACGGGTTAACAGCTACATTAAATGCCAATTTGGGTTACTCAAATACATCAACCAGCATACCGGGTGTTTACAAAAACCCGCAAAACCAGCAGGTATTGCAGGTGCAGTTAGCCGTGCCGATTTTGGATTGGGGCCGCTCCAAATCGCGCACTAAAACGGCACTGGCCAACCAGCAGTTTACCGAATACGCGGTTGAGCAAGACAAGCAAACTTTTAAACAGCAAATTATAACCCAGGTATCGCTTTTTAATGTAATGAAAGAACAGCTGGTATACACCGCCGAGGCCGACAGTATAGCTTCCGAAAAATACCAAATAGCCCGCGAACGCTACGTATTAGGTGACCTGAGCATTACCGATCTTGGTATCGCCTTCCGCGAAAACGACCAAGCCAAACGCGACTATGTAGCCTCGCTCCGCGATTTCTGGGGCGCTTACTACCAGTTACGTTACCTGTCGTTATATGATTTTGAAACCAACAGAAAAATCAATTACCAGTAA
- a CDS encoding ABC transporter ATP-binding protein, which produces MIRLQNIEKVYRTDTIETLALNSISLDVAKGEFLSIMGPSGCGKSTLLNIMGLLDAPSKGNIKIAEKSTEKLNDKQLAQFRNKTLGFIFQSYHLINDLQVLDNVELPLLYRDTTAKERRALATEALEKVGLANRIKHFPTQLSGGQRQRVAIARAIVGRPDIILADEPTGNLDSAMGNEIMDILINLNRNDGTTIVMVTHDENMAHKTHRLVRLFDGSQVQ; this is translated from the coding sequence ATGATCCGTTTACAAAACATCGAAAAAGTGTACCGTACAGACACTATAGAAACCCTGGCGCTGAACAGCATAAGCCTTGACGTGGCCAAAGGCGAATTTTTATCTATCATGGGGCCATCGGGATGTGGCAAAAGCACGTTGCTTAACATCATGGGCCTGCTGGATGCGCCATCAAAAGGAAACATCAAAATTGCCGAAAAATCAACAGAAAAACTGAATGATAAGCAACTGGCACAATTCCGCAATAAAACGCTGGGCTTTATTTTCCAAAGCTATCATCTGATTAACGATTTGCAGGTGTTGGATAATGTAGAGCTCCCCCTGCTGTACCGCGATACCACTGCAAAAGAACGCCGCGCATTGGCAACAGAGGCATTGGAAAAAGTGGGTTTGGCCAACCGTATCAAGCACTTCCCTACCCAGTTATCGGGCGGGCAGCGCCAGCGTGTAGCCATAGCCAGGGCCATAGTGGGCCGGCCTGATATTATTTTGGCCGATGAACCAACCGGCAACCTGGATAGCGCTATGGGTAACGAAATTATGGACATCCTCATTAATCTTAACCGCAATGATGGCACCACCATTGTAATGGTTACGCACGATGAAAACATGGCCCACAAAACGCACCGCCTGGTACGCCTGTTTGATGGTTCGCAAGTTCAATAA
- a CDS encoding ABC transporter permease produces the protein MLKNYFKIAIAVLRRRKFFTFISLFGISFTLTILLVLTAFINKIAGDSYPDRKRDRSLYISRMQEINKTGGQSSGPLSYYFLSHYASSLKTPVKVGISSIFSGTNTYVNNKKIAVNYKYTNDAYWDIMEYDFIEGKAFNKQQVDNGDKVAVISEDMKQQYFGDVPSVVGKYIEADNVKYRVTGVVKNVPITSYMTYGDIYLPYTVSKSDVRKDKSYRGGFFGVLLAKSSADVPRMHDEYQSMIDRLPMESKEFDKIYSHADPYIVSYVDTGNEGKSGVMIVLTTIGIFALLVMLLPTLNLVNINITRIMERSSEIGVRKAFGASSVTLVYQFIVENIILTLLGGLIGVILSFIAIKVLNGMNLIPNLVLSINFTVLAIGLLICFLFGLISGVYPAWRMSKLNVVTALKAS, from the coding sequence ATGCTTAAAAATTATTTTAAAATAGCCATCGCGGTATTAAGGCGCAGGAAATTCTTCACCTTCATAAGTCTGTTTGGTATCAGTTTTACCCTTACCATACTACTTGTACTTACCGCATTTATAAACAAAATTGCCGGCGACAGCTATCCCGACAGGAAACGGGATCGTTCGTTGTACATTTCCAGAATGCAGGAGATAAACAAAACCGGCGGGCAAAGCTCGGGGCCTTTATCTTATTATTTTTTAAGCCACTATGCAAGTAGTTTAAAAACGCCTGTTAAGGTGGGTATTTCCTCTATATTCAGCGGCACAAACACTTATGTTAACAATAAAAAGATAGCCGTAAATTATAAATACACCAATGATGCCTACTGGGATATCATGGAATACGATTTTATTGAAGGCAAGGCTTTTAACAAACAACAGGTTGACAATGGCGATAAAGTAGCTGTAATATCAGAGGATATGAAACAGCAATACTTCGGCGATGTACCCTCGGTTGTAGGCAAGTATATCGAGGCCGATAACGTAAAATACAGGGTAACCGGGGTGGTAAAAAATGTGCCTATAACCAGCTACATGACCTACGGAGACATTTACCTGCCATATACTGTATCAAAATCGGATGTGCGGAAAGACAAAAGCTACCGCGGCGGCTTCTTTGGCGTACTATTGGCAAAATCATCGGCTGATGTGCCCCGTATGCACGATGAATATCAAAGTATGATTGACCGGTTACCAATGGAAAGCAAGGAATTTGATAAAATATATAGCCATGCCGATCCTTATATTGTGAGTTATGTAGATACCGGCAACGAAGGAAAATCGGGGGTAATGATCGTATTAACAACCATTGGCATATTTGCCTTACTGGTAATGTTGCTGCCAACACTTAACCTGGTAAATATCAATATTACCCGTATTATGGAGCGTTCATCCGAAATTGGAGTTCGCAAGGCTTTCGGCGCATCTTCTGTTACTTTGGTTTACCAGTTTATCGTCGAAAATATTATCCTTACGCTATTGGGAGGGTTAATAGGGGTAATACTATCCTTTATAGCAATCAAGGTATTAAACGGCATGAACCTCATCCCCAACCTTGTATTATCCATCAACTTTACTGTATTGGCAATTGGCCTGCTTATTTGTTTTCTGTTTGGTTTAATATCTGGTGTTTACCCTGCCTGGCGTATGTCAAAACTAAACGTAGTAACGGCCCTGAAAGCTTCATAA